One Candidatus Hydrogenedentota bacterium DNA segment encodes these proteins:
- a CDS encoding PilX N-terminal domain-containing pilus assembly protein — protein MRRRRGTRGQALVIAIFILAFLTAIAIALFTSTRLQLRRALNLSNRIQAAQAAEAGLAMAQAFLRHDGYMHTTATSYDFAFKTYFNGAAFAG, from the coding sequence ATGCGCAGACGACGCGGCACGCGCGGTCAGGCGCTGGTGATCGCCATTTTTATTCTGGCGTTTCTCACGGCCATCGCCATCGCCTTGTTCACGAGCACGCGCCTGCAGCTCCGCCGGGCCCTCAACCTGTCCAACCGCATCCAGGCGGCGCAGGCCGCCGAAGCCGGTCTCGCCATGGCCCAGGCGTTCCTGCGCCACGACGGCTACATGCACACCACCGCCACTTCCTACGATTTCGCGTTCAAGACCTATTTCAACGGCGCGGCATTCGCCGGGAA